The following are encoded together in the Ovis aries strain OAR_USU_Benz2616 breed Rambouillet chromosome X, ARS-UI_Ramb_v3.0, whole genome shotgun sequence genome:
- the MED12 gene encoding mediator of RNA polymerase II transcription subunit 12 isoform X6 has protein sequence MAAFGILSYEHRPLKRPRLGPPDVYPQDPKQKEDELTALNVKQGFNNQPAVSGDEHGTAKNVNFNPAKISSNFSSIIAEKLRCNTLPDIGRRKPQVNQKDNFWLVTARSQSAINTWFTDLAGTKPLTQLAKKVPIFSKKEEVFGYLAKYTVPVMRAAWLIKMTCAYYAAISETKVKKRHIDPFTEWTQIITKCLWEQLQKMAEYYRPGPAGSGGCGSTIGPLPHDVEMAIRQWDYNEKLAMFMFQDGMLDRHEFLTWVLECFEKIRPGEDELLKLLLPLLLRYSGEFVQSAYLSRRLAYFCTRRLALQLDGVSSHSSHVMSAQSTSTLPTTPAPQPPTSSTPSTPFSDLLMCPQHRPLVFGLSCILQTILLCCPSALVWHYSLTDSRIKTGSPLDHLPIAPSNLPMPEGNSAFTQQVRAKLREIEQQIKERGQAVEVRWSFDKCQEATAGFTIGRVLHTLEVLDSHSFERSDFSNSLDSLCNRIFGLGPSKDGHEISSDDDAVVSLLCEWAVSCKRSGRHRAMVVAKLLEKRQAEIEAERCGESEAADEKGSIASGSLSAPSAPIFQDVLLQFLDTQAPMLTDPRSESERVEFFNLVLLFCELIRHDVFSHNMYTCTLISRGDLAFGAPGPRPPSPFDDPADDPERKEAEGSSSSKLEDPGLSESMDIDPSSSVLFEDMEKPDFSLFSPTMPCEGKGSPSPEKPDVEKEVKPPPKEKLEGTLGVLYDQPRHVQYATHFPIPQEESCSHECNQRLVVLFGVGKQRDDARHAIKKITKDILKVLNRKGTAETDQLAPIVPLNPGDLTFLGGEDGQKRRRNRPEAFPTAEDIFAKFQHLSHYDQHQVTAQVSRNVLEQITSFALGMSYHLPLVQHVQFIFDLMEYSLSISGLIDFAIQLLNELSVVEAELLLKSSDLVGSYTTSLCLCIVAVLRHYHACLILNQDQMAQVFEGLCGVVKHGMNRSDGSSAERCILAYLYDLYTSCSHLKSKFGELFSDFCSKVKNTIYCNVEPSESNMRWAPEFMNDTLENPAAHTFTYTGLGKSLSENPANRYSFVCNALMHVCVGHHDSDRVNDIAILCAELTGYCKSLSAEWLGVLKALCCSSNNGTCGFNDLLCNVDVSDLSFHDSLATFVAILIARQCLLLEDLIRCAAIPSLLNAACSEQDSEPGARLTCRILLHLFKTPQLNPCQSDGNKPTVGIRSSCDRHLLAASQNRIVDGAVFAVLKAVFVLGDAELKGSGFTVTGGTEELPEEEGGGGSGSRRQGGRNISVETASLDVYAKYVLRSICQQEWVGERCLKSLCEDSNDLQDPVLSSAQAQRLMQLICYPHRLLDNEDGENPQRQRIKRILQNLDQWTMRQSSLELQLMIKQTPNNEMNSLLENIAKATIEVFQQSAETGSSSGNAASNMPSSSKTKPVLSSLERSGVWLVAPLIAKLPTSVQGHVLKAAGEELENGQHLDTSSRKERDRQKQKSMSLLSQQPFLSLVLTCLKGQDEQREGLLTSLYSQVHQIVTNWKDDHYLDDCKPKQLMHEALKLRLNLVGGMFDTVQRSTQQTTEWAVLLLEIIISGTVDMQSNNELFTTVLDMLSVLINGTLAADMSSISQGSMEENKRAYMNLVKKLRKELAERQSDSLEKVYQLLPLPKPTRDVITCEPQGSLIDTKGNKIAGFDSIFKKEILFPLLQAFKVCVVFSKFQQLTISHFLEQGLQVSTKQKISPWDLFEGLKPSAPLSWGWFGTVRVDRRVARGEEQQRLLLYHTHLRPRPRAYYLEPLPLPPEDEEPPAPTLLEPEKKAPEPPKTDKPGAAPPSTEERKKKSTKGKKRSQPAVKTEDYGMGPGRSGPYGVTVPPDLLHHANPGSISHLSYRQSSIGLYTQNQPLPAGGPRVDPYRPVRLPMQKLPTRPPYPGVLPTTMTGVMGLEPASYKTSVYRQQQPAVPQGQRLRQQLQSQGMLGQSSVHQMTPSSSYGLQTSQGYTSYVSHVGLQQHTGPAGTMVPPSYSSQPYQSTHPSTNPTLVDPTRHLQQRPSGYVHQQAPTYGHGLTSTQRFSHQTLQQTPMIGTMTSLGPQGVQAGIRSASILPEQQQQQQQQQQQQQQQQQQQQQQQQQQYHIRQQQQQQQQQQILRQQQQQQQQQQQQQQQQQQQQQQAHQQQQQQAAPPQPQPQSQPQFQRQGLQQTQQQQQTAALVRQLQQQLSNTQPQPNTNIFGRY, from the exons ATGGCGGCCTTCGGGATCTTGAGCTACGAACACCGGCCCCTGAAGCGGCCGCGGCTGGGGCCTCCTGATGTGTACCCTCAAGATCCCAAACAGAAGGAG GATGAATTAACGGCCTTGAATGTAAAACAAGGTTTCAATAACCAGCCCGCTGTCTCTGGGGATGAACATGGCACTGCCAAGAATGTCAACTTTAATCCTGCCAAG ATCAGTTCCAACTTCAGCAGCATCATTGCAGAGAAGTTACGTTGTAACACCCTCCCTGACATTGGTAGAAGGAAGCCCCAAGTGAACCAGAAGGACAACTTCTGGCTGGTGACTGCACGATCCCAGAGTGCCATTAATACTTGGTTTACTGATCTGGCTGGCACCAAGCCACTCACACAACTAGCCAAAAAG GTCCCCATTTTCAGTAAGAAGGAAGAAGTGTTTGGGTATTTAGCCAAATACACAGTGCCTGTGATGCGGGCTGCCTGGCTCATTAAGATGACCTGTGCCTACTATGCAGCAATCTCAGAGACCAAGGTTAAGAAGAGACATATTGACCCCTTCACAG AATGGACTCAGATCATCACCAAGTGCTTATGGGAGCAGCTTCAAAAGATGGCTGAATACTACCGACCAGGGCCTGCTGGAAGTGGGGGCTGTGGCTCCACTATAGGGCCCTTACCCCATGATGTTGAGATGGCAATCCGGCAGTGGGACTACAACGAGAAGCTGGCCATGTTCATGTTTCAG GACGGAATGCTGGACAGACATGAGTTCCTGACCTGGGTACTTGAGTGTTTTGAGAAAATCCGTCCTGGAGAGGATGAACTGCTTAAActgctgctgcccctgctgcTTCGA TACTCTGGAGAGTTTGTTCAGTCTGCATACCTCTCCCGCCGCCTTGCCTACTTCTGTACACGGAGACTGGCCCTGCAGCTGGATGGTGTGAGCAGTCACTCATCTCATGTGATGTCTGCTCAGTCGACAAGCACACTGCCCACCACCCCTGCTCCTCAGCCCCCAACTAGCAGCACACCCTCTACACCCTTTAGTGACCTGCTTATGTGCCCTCAGCACCGGCCCCTAGTTTTTGGCCTCAGCTGTATCCTTCAG ACCATCCTGCTGTGTTGTCCTAGTGCCCTGGTTTGGCACTATTCACTGACTGATAGTCGAATCAAGACTGGCTCACCACTTGACCACCTGCCTATTGCCCCCTCCAACCTGCCCATGCCAGAGGGCAACAGTGCCTTCACTCAGCAG GTTCGTGCAAAGTTGCGGGAGATCGAGCAACAGATCAAGGAGCGAGGACAGGCCGTTGAGGTTCGCTGGTCTTTTGATAAGTGCCAGGAAGCTACTGCAG GCTTCACCATTGGACGAGTACTCCATACTTTGGAAGTGTTGGACAGCCATAGTTTTGAACGCTCTGACTTCAGCAACTCTCTTGATTCCCTCTGTAATCGAATCTTTGGATTGGGGCCTAGCAAGGATGGGCATGAG ATCTCCTCAGATGATGATGCAGTGGTATCATTACTGTGTGAATGGGCTGTCAGCTGCAAGCGTTCTGGTCGGCATCGTGCGATGGTGGTAGCCaagctgctggagaagagacaggcagAGATTGAGGCTGAG CGTTGTGGAGAATCGGAAGCTGCAGATGAGAAGGGTTCCATTGCCTCTGGCTCCCTTTCTGCTCCCAGTGCTCCCATTTTCCAAGATGTCCTCTTACAGTTTCTGGATACACAGGCTCCCATGCTGA cGGACCCCCGAAGTGAGAGTGAGCGAGTGGAATTCTTTAACTTGGTACTGCTGTTCTGTGAACTGATTCGACATGATGTTTTCTCCCACAACATGTACACTTGCACCCTCATCTCCCGAGGGGACCTTGCCTTCGGAGCCCCTGGTCCCCGGCCTCCCTCTCCCTTTGATGACCCGGCTGATGACCCAGAGCGCAAGGAGGCtgagggcagcagcagcagcaagctggaG GATCCAGGACTCTCAGAGTCTATGGACATTGACCCTAGCTCCAGTGTGCTCTTTGAGGACATGGAGAAGCCTGATTTCTCA TTGTTCTCCCCCACTATGCCCTGTGAGGGGAAGGGCAGTCCATCCCCTGAGAAACCAGATGTTGAGAAGGAGGTGAAGCCCCCACCCAAGGAGAAGCTAGAAGGAACCCTTGGGGTTCTTTATGACCAGCCGCGGCATGTGCAGTATGCCACACACTTTCCCATCCCCCAG GAGGAGTCATGCAGCCATGAGTGCAACCAGCGGTTGGTCGTACTGTTTGGGGTGGGAAAGCAGCGAGATGATGCCCGCCATGCCATCAAGAAAATTACCAAGGATATCCTGAAGGTTCTGAACCGCAAGGGGACAGCAGAAACTG ACCAGCTTGCTCCTATTGTGCCTCTGAATCCTGGAGACCTGACATTCTTAG GTGGGGAGGATGGACAGAAGCGGCGACGAAACCGACCTGAAGCTTTTCCCACTGCCGAGGATATCTTTGCTAAGTTCCAGCATCTTTCGCATTATGACCAACACCAGGTCACGGCTCAG GTCTCCCGGAATGTTCTGGAGCAGATCACGAGCTTTGCCCTTGGCATGTCGTACCACTTGCCTCTGGTGCAGCATGTGCAGTTTATCTTCGACCTCATGGAATATTCACTCAGCATCAGTGGCCTCATCGACTTTGCTATTCAG CTGCTGAATGAACTGAGTGTAGTCGAGGCCGAACTGCTTCTCAAATCCTCAGATCTGGTGGGCAGCTACACCACGAGCCTGTGCCTGTGCATCGTGGCTGTCCTGCGCCACTATCACGCCTGCCTCATCCTCAACCAGGACCAGATGGCACAGGTCTTTGAGGG GCTGTGTGGCGTAGTTAAGCATGGGATGAACCGGTCCGATGGTTCCTCTGCAGAACGCTGTATCCTTGCATATCTCTATGATCTGTACACCTCCTGTAGCCATTTAAAGAGCAAATTTGGGGAACTCTTCAG TGACTTCTGCTCCAAGGTGAAGAACACCATCTACTGCAATGTGGAGCCATCAGAGTCCAACATGCGCTGGGCACCTGAGTTCATGAACGACACTTTAGAGAACCCCGCTGCTCACACCTTCACCTACACGGGGCTAGGCAAGAGTCTTAGTGAGAACCCTGCTAACCGCTACAGCTTTGTCTGCAATGCCCTTATGCACGTCTGTGTGGGGCACCATGATTCGGATAG GGTGAATGACATCGCCATCCTGTGTGCAGAGCTGACCGGCTATTGCAAGTCACTGAGTGCAGAGTGGCTGGGAGTGCTTAAGGCCTTGTGCTGCTCCTCTAACAATGGCACTTGTGGTTTCAACGACCTCCTCTGCAATGTAGAT GTCAGTGACCTGTCTTTTCACGACTCCCTGGCCACTTTTGTTGCCATCCTCATCGCTCGGCAGTGTTTGCTCCTGGAGGATCTGATTCGCTGTGCGGCCATCCCTTCACTCCTTAATGCTG CTTGCAGTGAACAGGACTCTGAGCCAGGGGCCCGGCTTACCTGCCGCATCCTCCTCCATCTTTTCAAGACACCTCAACTCAATCCTTGCCAATCGGATGGAA ACAAGCCTACTGTAGGAATCCGCTCCTCCTGTGACCGCCACCTGCTGGCTGCCTCCCAGAACCGCATCGTGGATGGAGCTGTGTTTGCTGTTCTCAAGGCTGTGTTTGTACTTG GGGATGCGGAACTGAAGGGTTCGGGCTTCACTGTGACAGGAGGAACAGAAGAACTtccagaggaggagggaggaggtggcAGTGGCAGTCGGAGGCAGGGTGGCCGCAACATCTCTGTGGAGACAGCCAGTCTGGATGTCTATGCCAAGTACGTGCTACGCAGCATCTGCCAGCAG GAATGGGTAGGAGAACGTTGCCTTAAATCGCTGTGTGAAGACAGCAATGACCTGCAAGACCCAGTGTTGAGCAGTGCCCAGGCCCAGCGCCTCATGCAGCTTATCTGCTACCCACATCGGCTGCTGGACAACGAGGATGGGGAAAACCCACAGCGGCAACGCATTAAGCGTATTCTCCAG AACTTGGACCAGTGGACCATGCGCCAGTCTTCGTTGGAACTACAGCTCATGATCAAGCAGACCCCTAACAAT GAGATGAACTCCCTCTTAGAGAACATCGCCAAGGCCACAATCGAGGTTTTCCAACAGTCTGCAGAGACAGGGTCATCTTCTGGAAATGCTGCAAGCAACATGCCCAGCAGCAGCAAGACCAAGCCTGTGCTCAG CTCCCTAGAACGCTCGGGTGTATGGCTGGTGGCTCCTCTCATTGCCAAACTGCCCACCTCAGTCCAGGGGCATGTGTTAAAGGCTGCTGGGGAAGAATTGGAGAACGGCCAGCACCTGGACACCTCTTCCCGCAAAGAACGTGATCGACAAAAGCAAAAGAG CATGTCCCTGTTGAGCCAGCAGCCCTTCTTATCCCTGGTGCTGACATGTCTGAAGGGGCAGGATGAGCAGCGTGAGGGACTCCTTACCTCCCTCTACAGCCAGGTCCACCAG ATTGTGACTAACTGGAAAGATGACCATTATTTAGACGATTGCAAACCAAAGCAGCTAATGCATGAGGCACTCAAACTGCGGCTCAACCTG GTGGGGGGCATGTTTGACACAGTGCAGCGCAGCACCCAGCAGACCACGGAGTGGGCTGTGCTCCTCCTGGAGATCATCATCAGCGGCACTGTCGACATGCAGTCCAACAA TGAGCTCTTCACCACTGTCCTGGACATGCTAAGCGTGCTCATCAATGGGACCCTAGCTGCAGACATGTCCAGCATCTCCCAGGGCAGCATGGAGGAAAACAAACGTGCCTACATGAACCTGGTGAAGAAGCTGCGG AAAGAGTTGGCGGAACGCCAGTCGGATAGTCTGGAAAAAGTTTACCAGCTGCTGCCACTGCCCAAGCCGACTCGAGACGTGATCACGTGTGAGCCGCAGGGCTCCCTTATTGACACCAAGGGCAACAAGATTGCTGGCTTCGACTCCATCTTCAAGAAGGAG ATACTTTTCCCTCTCCTGCAAGCCTTCAAGGTCTGTgttgtattttccaagtttcaGCAGCTCactatttctcattttctggaGCAGGGTCTTCAGGTTTCCACCAAACAAAAGATCTCTCCCTGGGATCTTTTTGAGGGCTTGAAGCCATCAGCGCCACTGTCTTGGGGCTGGTTTGGAACAGTCCGGGTGGACCGGCGCGTGGCCCGTGGAGAGGAGCAGCAGCGACTGCTGCTGTACCACACACACCTGAGGCCCCGGCCCCGCGCCTACTACCTGGAGCCACTGCCACTGCCTCCAGAAGATGAGgaaccccctgcccccaccctgctaGAGCCTGAAAAAAAGGCTCCAGAGCCCCCCAAAACTGACAAACCTGGAGCTGCTCCACCCAGCACTGAGGAACGCAAGAAGAAGTCCACCAAGGGCAAGAAGCGCAGCCAGCCTGCCGTCAAGACAGAA GACTATGGAATGGGCCCAGGCCGAAGTGGCCCCTACGGAGTGACAGTACCTCCAGACCTCCTGCACCATGCCAACCCTGGCTCCATCTCCCACCTTAGCTATAGGCAGAGCTCCATAGGCCTCTACACCCAGAACCAGCCACTGCCAGCAG GTGGCCCCCGCGTGGATCCATACCGCCCCGTGCGGTTACCAATGCAGAAGCTGCCTACCCGCCCACCTTACCCCGGAGTGCTGCCCACGACCATGACTGGTGTCATGGGACTGGAACCTGCCTCCTACAAGACGTCTGTGTACCGACAGCAGCAGCCTGCAGTGCCCCAAGGACAGCGCCTTCGCCAACAGCTCCAG AGTCAAGGGATGTTGGGACAGTCATCTGTCCATCAGATGACTCCCAGTTCTTCGTACGGTTTGCAGACCTCCCAG ggCTATACTTCTTATGTTTCTCATGTGGGATTGCAGCAACACACAGGCCCTGCAGGTACCATGGTGCCCCCCAGCTACTCCAGCCAGCCTTACCAGAGCACCCACCCTTCTACCAATCCTACTCTTGTAGATCCTACTCGCCACCTGCAGCAGCGGCCCAGTGGCTATGTGCACCAGCAGGCCCCAACCTATGGACATGGGCTGACCTCCACTCAAAG GTTTTCCCACCAGACACTGCAGCAAACACCCATGATAGGCACCATGACCTCACTGGGCCCCCAGGGTGTCCAGGCCGGCATCCGGTCGGCTTCCATCCtgcctgagcagcagcagcagcagcagcaacagcagcaacagcagcaacagcagcagcagcagcagcagcagcagcagcaacagcagtaccATAtccggcagcagcagcagcagcagcagcagcaacagatccTGCGG cagcaacagcagcagcagcagcaacagcagcagcagcagcaacagcagcaacagcagcagcaacaagcacaccagcagcaacagcagcaggcgGCTCCtcctcagccccagccccagtcccAGCCCCAG TTCCAGCGCCAGGGGCTTCAGCAgacacagcaacaacaacagacaGCAGCTTTGGTCCGGCAGCTCCAACAACAGCTCTCCA ACACCCAGCCACAGCCCAATACCAACATATTTGGAcgctactga